In Carassius carassius chromosome 2, fCarCar2.1, whole genome shotgun sequence, the DNA window AAACTCATGTTTAGGAGAACGACACAAGCGGACTCCATAAACTGATGTATAACTGATAACATATACCATGATTAGTGTTTCTTTGGTTGGACTTCCACATTAATATGAGAAATAATACAGAATAGAAGATATAATATCTCACGGCCAGTCTAACATACAATCAGTTATTGTGAGCGGTCAAAAGAAGAGTACAAAGAAGTCTGaatgatctgcttttgaagaagcGTCTGGTTCCAGAGACATCAACATACAGCCTCAAATATTTCCGAGAACCAGAGAtactctgaacatcacagagcAGGCGTTTAACTCCAACACCAGCAGACAGAATTAGACTCCTCTTTAATTCAAATGAATGCATGGAGCAAGTGAAAGTAGTTTTTCAGAAGCTTGTGTTCAGTTCCAGACACTATCTGCACTTCTGCTGCTGACACTGAGATGAACAGGATACTTATGACAGATAATGATAGTCCTCCTTACATACCACATAAATCATCTCCCAAGAACAATGTGGGTGACTTAGGATCAAAATAAAGGCACCTTGAGTTGATCCGGGAGCATCTTCAAGAGTTTTTTCTCTCCCAGCACATGAAAACACTGCTCCAGCATCTCCTCGCGGTCCTGCATGTAGGAGCTGATGGGTCTGAAGATCTTGTTCAGGTCCAGTCCTCCCTCCTCCAGATCACTGGGCTCCtttcagacacagacagacacacacacacacacacacacacacacacacacacacacacacacacacacttatagcTGTGGGAGATTTCGCTGAGAGTGGTGATTATTAGAAGTCAAGAAAACTCCAGCTGCATCTTCGTTCATCAGCGGGTTTTGATTTGTTACTATTGTAATCTACGGAGTCATAAACGCGTCTCTCCGTGTCTCTCACCTCGGTGCTGGATCCAGTGTTGTTCCTCTTCATCTCTCCATCACTCTGCTCTCGGTCACAGTGTCCTCGTTTCTTTTCTTTACCTCTTTTCTTTCCCTCCTGCATCATTCCAATGCAGCAGCGCCGTCGCACCTCAATGACGTCAAACAACACCCTGTCCAATCAGAGAAGTCGAGACAACGCGGCTTGATTTATTTTCTTCCACTTTTAtagataaaaatataattaaataaacaactaataatactaataattaaatgTGTGTACTTACACTTACAggaatgtaagtgtctaaatcatatgcacagtttcattgaatgataaatgtgtttaaacaatgcggatgaatcGAATGTGAGGATGTAGTATCGTGGAGTAACCACAAGGTGTCGTTGTTGTGTTATAAGTGTTGTGTTCTTACCATGAAGTTTGTGTAACGGAATCCTTGATAGAGACGGCCTGCGATGCCGATGCCTGTGCAGTCTCTGAAGATAGAAGTAAAGATTGACTTCAACTCATTTATGTAGTAGACTACTCTTTGTGAAGATACTACAatgaaggaaactgttaaaataaccacagcattaacaacgaccttgaaataagagcgtgtggtttatctgataatcagatgcgaTCTGGCgctttttctctcagaatcattcgctgatggagataaaaagataaatagctactatagcattttatcttgtgaaaatgagataaagaagctttcacactgaaagagaagtgatctcgctTTCATAGACGTGCAaggctttatctgcagctaaactgaataaaagcagaatgaactgatgaaacgctaaaaaaaacaaaaaaaaaacacacacaaaacatgtttatgaatgatgcagtgctaattgacatataatttattacagtacaaattatgttttctaccttattctgtgcagaaaatttaaatatttgctaattagcatatataaaacaatcatacaaTTGCCATTAGgagaaaaaaatatcgattacaaatgattgattattgtcctgcagtgtatttgatttcttacagcaaattaaaaacaataatacagaagagaattccttgtaaaaaaaataaaaatagtaataataattatgataatacctatatacataaaatgattgtatttgacatttctgtcactgaaatgatggctatgcccctggtttgacaaaatgttagcttatacataatacttataaagctcttttttaaatcttggcttacatacagTTTTAGTATGCCATGTCATGTCATAGCATCATTAAACGAGCATCTAACAATGGAAAAAAGGTTtttatggttctctaaccataaaggctgctgtgtaatttgccccctgagtAAGCATTTAAATGATTTAGGGGAATAATTTTAATAATCCTGTGAATACACTTATAGAGTTCATAATTTAATCGTTATAATCAAACCGAATCAGATtcaattgtgaatcgaatcaaatTGAATTGTTCTAAATTTGTAAACACTGTTCATGAAtcaaaaacctatgaatcgtgaatcgaatcgcTTATGGTAGATAAATAACTTACCACTATATCTGAGTAGCCTTGCAATAAAGGAAATAAAAGTTTTGTAAGTTTGctcatattaaataattataataaaattatccagctgatgaaattatattatttttattatgtaaatgaaaaacaacacacataaacacacaaatggCTGATTCTCACTGTTAGAGTGTATTTCATCAGAAATAAGTTTGCGTTGCATAGCCTGAGTACATTATCCCCAATTTACTCTTAACTGTGTAGCATCAACACCCAAAACAAAATCTAATTTactatttattacataatttacgcacaccaaatcagaatattgtcGCATTCgaattataaacaaatatttgagcATATAATGTGTAAAGAATGTAGATGATGCATGTGCTTAGTAATCTAGTGTATTTTACCCAATAACACAATGCTAAATATTGCTATTTTAACAACCCTATCAATGAACAACATCACAACAGCCTCACATTCCTCCTTAAAGAACAAGTGCAATGTCAAAATGGATTAACTTTTCGTTCGTTACCAGAATGTGTGAGGTTTTAATATTTTCACCAAATGGTAAGAGTGTCAGGATGAATTagcttttctttccatttggcTTTGAATAGACTGATCTTGACAGCCCGTACCCAACTATTCAGTTGACCGACCGAGACTGGAAAATGGCCTTTGCAAGAAGAGCTCCAAACGTTCTGGAAGTGGACCACATAAAGGTGTTTCACAACTCAGAAATCGACGGAGGAATCCTCTCAGCCTTCTGCACATACTTCATGTTCAGTCTTGCATATCCAAGACATCTGAAGAACACTCTGATGTTCCTCCAAAGGTACATTGCCAAAATAGTTGTGGATGGTGACCAGCCTCTGCCAATAACTGTCACTAGGCAAATAAATCTCCTATACTGACTCCACCATGCCTCGTCCATACCAGTGCTCCAGATGCTCCAGGAGGACATTCACCTTGATGAAACGAATTCAGCACATACGACTCGTTCATGCCCATGAAGCCAATTTCACGATTACATGTGGACTTAACAACTGGCAgtcaacatttacaaaatatgagTCTTTTAGGCGACATGTATATCGAAAACACACAGAACGTGTTTTACGTGCTGACAATGATGATGGAAATACTGAGGAAGTCGATGAAGGTTTTGATCAGCCTAGGACACACACGGTCACTGAAAATCCTCCATGTATGGATGAGCTGTTAAATAATTTCAAAGGAAATCTTTTCAAGTTCGTTCTGAAATGTAGAGAGAAAAATCACCTACCATTGTCAGTTCAAAAAGAAATTGATGTTCATttcttactgtgtttttttaaggAGAACTATGATGCTTTTATAGCTTACCACCAGCAGAAAAGTGGTTTTGACATGTCACAAAGACCAGAACTGAAAAGGGTTATACAGTCTAATGATTTTTTTGATGAGGCCTCAAAAGCTCTTGGATCTCCATACATGATAAAAGGCCATTGTAAATCCAAGCTTAACATGACAGAACCGGTCCATTTTTAGTTAAGGGACTCTGTAGGACACTCAGCGGGCTCCTATTCATATGCACCCATtgataaagtgctaaaaaagtaCTGTTCTCATGAGGATATTTGGGATCAAATTCTGACTGAGAATAATCCAGAGACAGTGATTTTTTTAACAGATTACGGTGATCGAGAAACTTAAAACACACGTGTTTTAAAGCTCACCCAACTGCACTGCGGCTCCATTATCATGAAGATGAATTCAAAGTAGTTAACCCATTGGGGTCAAAAAGAACCAAGAACCAGCTATGCGCGTTCTATTAGACTGTAGGCAATTTGGACAAGTAAATATCGCAGCAGAGACGTATTCGTTTAGCGTTGTTGGTGCGTTATTCATATGTTAAACACTGTGGTTTGGAGGTCATCTTAAAACCTttgctaaattataaaaaaaaaaaaaacctttgctaaattattaaaaaaaaaaaaaaaaaaaaaacctgtcaactGATGGTTTTACAGTAACTGTTGATGAAGCGGAACACACATTTCATGCTGGTCTTGCAACAATCTTGTGATAACCTGTCAGCTCACATGGTGGATTTACCATGACATTTAACTCGGGCAGAATTTGTCGTTATTGCATGGCTTCTTGTGGACATATAAAACACGTTTCAGGAAAATAAATGATGCTCACTGCTCCGGAAGTTTGTTCACTTCGACGGGTTTCATTTTACGTTAAATCGTTAGTTCTTCTAAATAAGATTCCGCGGTTTCTACTGCATTAGACGTTCACATTTTCTTTTTGATTCTCGTAGTTTAATTTGTTAGCTAAGTGTTGCACAGAAAAATAGCACTCACTCTTTTGAAGATAAAAcgggtggctcttaaaagagcctttgtgtGTTGAGCTGCAGCGGAGCTCTACTTGGAGCTGGTGTACTTGGTGACGGCCTTGGTGCCCTCAGACACGGCGTGTTTGGCCAGCTCCCCGGGCAGCAGCAGACGCACGGCGGTCTGGATCTCTCGGGAAGTGATGGTGGAGCGCTTGTTGTAGTGAGCGAGACGAGACGACTCACCGGCGATGCGCTCGAAGATGTCGTTGACGAAAGAGTTCATGATGCCCATCGCCTTCGAAGAGATCCCGGTGTCAGGATGAACCTGCTTCAGCACTTTGTACACGTAGATGGCGTAGCTCTCCTTCCTGGACTTTCTGCGCTTCTTTCCTCCTTTCGCGACGCTCTTAGTGACGGCCTTCTTAGAGCCTTTCTTCGGCGCGGACTTTGCTGGTTCAGGCATGATGCTGCTGGAGATCAAAACCTCACGAGACAATGATGAGAAAGAGCGGGACAGAGGCATTTATTGACTGACCTATGCTAATTACCAGAGAGAGGGGGAAGTTTCTGATGGCGTATTTTAGTTGGACAAACCCGTAAATTCGTGTTTAATTGGACAACTCGAAGAATAACGGCTGGAACGAGGGCCAATCACATGCGGCTATATTTTAACTCCGCCCACAGCTCAAGTTTGACCGACTAGAGGAAACCGACAGTTTCTTTTATTTCAATTCCCGCTCTTTTTCTTCGTTTTATTCTATTCAATGAAATCGTTTTATTCTATTCAATGAATTGAGTCTAAAACATTACACAGATTCAATATCAAACGATATAATGATTAAAACCTCTAATAAACCAAAGAGAATTaggaaaaaaatcaaacatttacatttagtaatgcttttatccaaagcgacttacaaacaacaaaagagcaatgatatatataagtgctataacaagtctgttagcttaaacacagtacagaTAACAAGGgcttttgaataatttaaaaagaaacaggATAGAAAAATAGAGCAAAGCTGGTGTTAggttttttataattgtataataaaagaaaatagaatacaaaaagattagaaaagtagttaagattttttttttgagaatagaATAgtgtagaatagtgagtgttaaagttagagggtcaaataaagatggaagagatgtgttttaagccgattcttgaagatcggcccggattgagttggggaggtcattccaccaggagggaacattttaaaatttaaaagtgaCTTTTCACTTggagaacgcaagcttctagagggcacataagtctgaagtaacaaatttaggtaaatggataaataaaatttattttcctCTGTTGTCCTGCCAAACTCACTTTCGGGTTTAAGTACCTTTGGATCTAAACGTTCTTTTGATTCTGGAAGTCAATTctgttgagagaaaaaaaaaaatctaaaatgacaaaaatagatGTATACGCCTCTAAAAACCACATTTATTATTACGTGAGCtaagtttaaaagtaaacttCGGGCTCAGAATTAAAGAAATGCACACCTCAGAGCAGCATAAACACACAACACCCTTGCTATGTGTATTGTTTTTAAGCTAACAAACTTTTTAtatcacttatatatcattgttcTCTAGTTCTACTTACAATTTACCCCCGCCTAAAAAATTATTCACAGCTTTTCTTGATAGTTTCGGCATTAAACCGTTAACACAAACACTACTTCGTCTCtttaagtgagagtgtgtgtggctcttaaaagagccgttgGGTTTGTGGTTGTCGTCTTTTATCCTCCGAAGCCGTACAAGGTGCGTCCCTGACGTTTGAGCGCGTAAACAACGTCCATGGCGGTGACGGTCTTTCTCTTGGCGTGCTCGGTGTAGGTGACGGCGTCGCGGATCACGTTCTCCAGGAACACCTTCAGCACACCGCGGGTCT includes these proteins:
- the LOC132111822 gene encoding histone H2B-like, with the translated sequence MPEPAKSAPKKGSKKAVTKSVAKGGKKRRKSRKESYAIYVYKVLKQVHPDTGISSKAMGIMNSFVNDIFERIAGESSRLAHYNKRSTITSREIQTAVRLLLPGELAKHAVSEGTKAVTKYTSSK